Proteins encoded within one genomic window of Bacillus sp. 1NLA3E:
- the accB gene encoding acetyl-CoA carboxylase biotin carboxyl carrier protein: MLKVQEIRELIKLVDQSSINEFVYEHEGYKIEMKKNNVERIVVSEPVAPVAPVAAVQVAQPKVVETAAVSQPVVQEAPKAAPVNVDQENLHKITSPMVGTFYQSPSPDTDAYVKAGSKVSKDSIVCIVEAMKLFNEIEAEINGEIVEILVKDGQLVEYGQPLFLVKPE; this comes from the coding sequence ATGTTAAAAGTGCAAGAGATTCGGGAATTGATTAAGTTGGTCGATCAGTCTAGTATTAATGAGTTTGTTTATGAGCACGAAGGCTACAAAATTGAAATGAAAAAGAACAATGTTGAAAGAATCGTGGTTTCAGAACCGGTAGCACCAGTTGCACCAGTAGCTGCTGTCCAAGTGGCTCAACCAAAAGTTGTTGAAACAGCAGCTGTAAGTCAACCTGTTGTTCAAGAAGCTCCTAAGGCAGCACCAGTGAATGTTGATCAAGAAAATTTACATAAGATCACTTCACCAATGGTAGGTACATTCTATCAGTCACCATCTCCTGATACAGATGCTTATGTAAAAGCTGGTTCAAAGGTTTCTAAAGACTCAATCGTCTGTATCGTTGAGGCTATGAAACTATTTAATGAAATTGAAGCAGAAATTAACGGTGAAATAGTGGAAATATTGGTTAAAGATGGACAACTAGTAGAATACGGCCAACCTCTATTCCTGGTTAAGCCTGAATGA
- a CDS encoding SpoIIIAH-like family protein translates to MLLKKQTVWLLTMLSLVVVLSVYYITSPEQKVSNMANVEGQSKVTQEEKPADSTTKSNDGKTVISGVASDEAFEALRLELEDKRNQLKEELNTIMASTNLPPEKRSDAYDQMKQLDELSTKESVLETMIKTMGYDDALVRADGEKVRITVKSAKNHSPSAANDIIQLVRSEIGELQNVAVTFQPSK, encoded by the coding sequence ATGTTATTGAAAAAGCAAACCGTTTGGCTTCTTACGATGCTAAGTTTAGTGGTGGTTTTATCGGTGTATTACATTACATCACCAGAACAAAAAGTATCGAACATGGCAAATGTTGAAGGTCAGTCAAAGGTAACACAAGAGGAAAAGCCAGCCGATTCAACTACGAAATCAAATGATGGAAAGACTGTCATTTCTGGAGTGGCTAGTGACGAAGCCTTTGAAGCGTTGCGACTGGAATTAGAGGACAAACGAAATCAATTAAAAGAAGAACTAAATACCATTATGGCTTCAACCAACTTACCACCCGAAAAGCGTAGCGATGCATACGATCAAATGAAACAGCTCGATGAACTTTCTACAAAGGAAAGTGTCTTGGAAACAATGATAAAAACAATGGGATATGACGATGCACTGGTGCGTGCAGATGGTGAAAAAGTACGTATTACAGTAAAATCCGCAAAAAACCATTCACCATCAGCAGCAAATGATATAATTCAACTGGTTAGATCCGAAATAGGTGAACTACAAAACGTTGCTGTAACCTTCCAACCCTCAAAGTAA
- the spoIIIAG gene encoding stage III sporulation protein AG, whose product MENEKGPISWVKKLISNDSSGKKKGKYQYLIIVFLLGAAIMLISNIFLKDSTANKESPVFSNIKETQNNGGDVAAFGKKSSKQNGEITDYERSYENQLKDALEGIKGVSDVTVVVNVEATEKQVLEKNNKTQTQVTDEIDREGGKRKVEDASQEDSLVIIRDGENEVPVVVETKKPEIRGVLVVAKGADNIQVKSWIIEAVTRALGVPSHRVAVMPKKN is encoded by the coding sequence ATGGAAAATGAAAAAGGTCCAATATCTTGGGTTAAAAAACTAATTTCAAATGATTCCTCGGGGAAAAAAAAGGGCAAATATCAATATTTAATCATTGTGTTTTTGTTGGGAGCAGCCATTATGCTCATTAGTAATATATTTTTAAAAGATAGTACGGCTAACAAAGAATCACCCGTATTCAGTAATATTAAAGAAACTCAGAACAATGGCGGTGATGTAGCTGCCTTTGGTAAAAAAAGTTCTAAACAAAATGGAGAAATTACTGATTACGAGCGTTCATATGAAAATCAGCTAAAGGATGCACTTGAAGGGATTAAAGGGGTTAGTGATGTAACAGTAGTAGTCAACGTTGAAGCAACCGAAAAACAGGTGCTTGAAAAAAACAACAAAACCCAAACACAAGTTACCGATGAAATAGATCGTGAAGGTGGAAAAAGGAAAGTAGAGGATGCTTCGCAAGAAGATTCATTGGTGATAATTCGCGATGGTGAAAACGAAGTTCCGGTGGTTGTAGAAACAAAGAAACCGGAGATTCGAGGAGTCCTTGTGGTAGCAAAAGGTGCGGATAATATTCAAGTGAAAAGCTGGATTATTGAAGCTGTGACTCGAGCATTGGGTGTGCCAAGTCATCGAGTTGCCGTAATGCCCAAAAAAAATTAA
- the spoIIIAF gene encoding stage III sporulation protein AF: MEFLKEWITNIILFILLATVIDMLLPNSNMQKYTKMVIGLLLITIILSPIFKLISSDFEGRLARIPSLEKTSDKKMGNLIEMKKKEIQASQHAYILETMAVQLEKDAKKELMDQYGLQIANIDISINEKDQRAFPGNLEKVIVDVQKPNPKSDAIEVIESVDISTAEPLPSKRNNDKAKIATLLSKKWNIDEQTIEVEMVEGGG, from the coding sequence TTGGAGTTTCTTAAAGAGTGGATCACCAATATCATTCTATTTATCTTACTAGCTACTGTAATAGATATGCTTTTACCAAATTCCAATATGCAAAAATACACGAAAATGGTCATCGGGCTCCTGTTAATAACCATTATCCTTTCACCAATCTTTAAACTAATCTCCAGTGATTTTGAAGGGCGACTTGCCAGAATTCCGAGTCTGGAGAAAACGAGTGACAAAAAGATGGGAAATTTAATAGAAATGAAGAAAAAAGAAATACAAGCTTCACAACATGCATATATTTTAGAAACAATGGCTGTCCAATTAGAAAAGGACGCAAAAAAGGAGCTGATGGATCAGTACGGATTACAAATTGCCAATATCGATATTTCTATAAACGAAAAAGATCAGCGAGCTTTCCCTGGGAATTTGGAAAAGGTCATTGTTGATGTTCAAAAGCCTAATCCTAAATCTGATGCAATAGAAGTAATAGAGTCAGTAGACATCAGTACAGCTGAACCTCTTCCATCTAAGCGAAATAATGATAAAGCAAAAATTGCTACACTTCTTTCGAAAAAATGGAATATTGACGAGCAAACCATTGAGGTGGAAATGGTAGAGGGGGGGGGATAG
- the spoIIIAE gene encoding stage III sporulation protein AE: MKQRLSFVPFIILLVFIFFIQPVQAIGNQDTLSPDKLVDSQLESLNIDELKQYWDDIEQKYGGFLPESQKGSLYDFIKGSKDFSLKEWSSGIVKFTFHEFIINGKLLGSLIMLTIFSMFLQSLQNAFEKGAVSKVAYAIVFMVLMIIALNSFHVAINYTNEAIGTMIDFILALIPLLLALIASSGGLVSAAFFHPVILFLMNTSGIFIQNIILPLLFLSTLLSIVSILTEHYKVTQLAHLLRNWSIGLLGLFLTIFLGVISVQGASTAVADGITIRTAKFVTGNFIPVIGRMFTDATDTVIGASVLLKNTVGIAGVAILLLIVAFPAIKILMIAFIYKFAAAILQPLGGGPIISCLDIISKSVIYVFAALAIVSLMFFLSITVIIAAGNLTMMVR, encoded by the coding sequence TTGAAGCAGCGATTGTCGTTTGTTCCTTTCATCATTCTCTTGGTTTTTATTTTTTTCATACAACCGGTACAAGCCATTGGAAATCAAGATACCTTAAGCCCTGATAAGCTGGTAGATTCGCAATTAGAGAGTTTGAATATTGATGAGTTAAAGCAATATTGGGATGATATCGAGCAAAAATATGGAGGGTTCTTACCAGAAAGCCAAAAAGGGAGTTTATATGATTTCATAAAAGGAAGTAAAGATTTTTCCCTTAAAGAATGGTCTTCAGGAATAGTCAAATTCACTTTTCATGAATTTATCATAAATGGAAAATTGCTTGGTTCTTTGATCATGCTGACAATCTTTAGTATGTTTTTACAATCATTGCAAAATGCCTTTGAAAAGGGTGCTGTTAGTAAGGTTGCTTATGCGATTGTGTTCATGGTTTTGATGATTATTGCGTTAAATAGCTTTCATGTCGCTATCAATTATACAAATGAAGCCATAGGAACGATGATCGACTTCATTCTTGCGTTAATTCCCTTACTCCTGGCCTTAATTGCATCATCAGGTGGCTTGGTTTCTGCAGCATTCTTTCATCCGGTAATTTTGTTTTTAATGAATACCAGCGGGATCTTTATCCAGAATATTATTCTGCCTCTGTTATTCTTATCCACTCTGTTAAGTATAGTGAGCATTTTAACTGAACATTACAAAGTAACTCAATTGGCACACCTTTTGAGAAATTGGAGTATCGGCCTACTAGGGTTATTTTTAACAATATTCCTAGGCGTTATTTCCGTTCAAGGGGCTTCGACGGCTGTAGCGGATGGGATTACCATCCGGACCGCGAAGTTTGTAACCGGAAACTTTATCCCGGTGATTGGCAGAATGTTTACCGATGCTACAGATACTGTGATCGGTGCTTCCGTTTTGCTTAAAAATACAGTTGGGATTGCAGGTGTTGCTATTCTTTTGCTCATCGTAGCTTTCCCAGCGATTAAAATTCTTATGATCGCCTTTATATATAAATTCGCAGCAGCCATTCTTCAGCCGCTTGGTGGAGGTCCTATCATTTCTTGTTTGGATATCATTAGTAAAAGTGTCATCTATGTATTTGCAGCTTTAGCCATTGTATCGCTTATGTTTTTCTTAAGTATTACAGTGATTATTGCAGCGGGGAATTTAACGATGATGGTTAGGTAG
- the spoIIIAD gene encoding stage III sporulation protein AD produces the protein MKEGLAIEILQIVGVALVSTFLALILKEQKPNFAFLLIVFVGCAIFLFLVDQIYEIIQMIEKIAINAKVNLIYVETILKIIGIAYIAEFAAQITKDAGQGAIAAKIELAGKILILAMAIPILTVMIETIIKLIPN, from the coding sequence ATAAAGGAGGGACTCGCTATTGAAATTCTTCAAATTGTCGGAGTAGCGCTTGTCTCAACCTTCCTTGCACTGATTTTAAAGGAGCAAAAGCCCAACTTTGCTTTTCTCCTGATTGTTTTTGTTGGTTGTGCGATATTCCTTTTCCTTGTCGATCAAATTTACGAAATTATCCAAATGATTGAAAAAATAGCTATAAATGCCAAAGTTAACCTGATTTATGTTGAAACCATTTTGAAAATAATTGGAATTGCTTATATCGCAGAATTTGCAGCCCAAATTACTAAGGATGCAGGACAAGGTGCAATCGCCGCAAAAATTGAACTTGCTGGCAAAATACTAATTTTAGCGATGGCTATTCCCATTTTGACAGTGATGATTGAAACCATTATTAAATTAATCCCGAACTAG
- the spoIIIAC gene encoding stage III sporulation protein AC, with protein MGLEVDVIFKIAGVGIVVAFLHTILEQVGKKEYAQWVTLFGFIYILFMVASIVDDLFQKIKSVFLFQG; from the coding sequence ATGGGTTTAGAGGTCGATGTAATATTTAAAATTGCCGGTGTTGGTATAGTCGTAGCCTTTTTGCATACCATTCTCGAACAAGTTGGAAAAAAGGAATACGCCCAGTGGGTGACCCTATTTGGATTTATCTATATATTGTTCATGGTTGCATCGATTGTTGATGACCTGTTTCAAAAAATTAAGTCAGTCTTTCTATTCCAAGGATAA
- the spoIIIAB gene encoding stage III sporulation protein SpoIIIAB — protein MIKIIGAVFIIVATTWIGFEASRHLSERPRQLRLLKSALHSLEAEIMYGHTPLHEAARRLSTQMAKPLSWFFESFAGKLTSSETTVKIAWDESLNEIWKLTAFKQGEYEIMKQFGETLGRHDRVSQQKQIMLTLSHLEREEVDAYERQSKYEKMVKSLGFLSGLLLIILLM, from the coding sequence ATGATAAAAATCATTGGAGCGGTGTTTATCATTGTGGCCACCACCTGGATAGGATTTGAAGCTTCAAGACATTTAAGTGAACGCCCTCGCCAACTTAGATTGCTAAAATCAGCTCTTCATTCATTGGAAGCAGAAATTATGTATGGACATACTCCGCTCCATGAAGCTGCTCGGAGGTTATCTACACAAATGGCAAAACCGTTATCATGGTTTTTTGAAAGCTTTGCAGGAAAATTAACTAGCTCTGAGACAACTGTAAAAATAGCTTGGGATGAAAGCCTTAATGAGATTTGGAAATTAACAGCCTTTAAGCAAGGCGAATATGAAATTATGAAACAGTTTGGTGAGACACTAGGCCGTCATGATCGAGTCTCCCAACAAAAACAAATTATGCTTACGCTTTCTCATCTAGAGAGAGAAGAGGTTGATGCATATGAAAGGCAATCTAAATACGAAAAAATGGTGAAAAGTCTTGGGTTCTTGTCAGGTCTGCTACTGATCATTTTACTGATGTAA
- the spoIIIAA gene encoding stage III sporulation protein AA, producing MKTVLSFLPNTIADAVKMLPPMIKDSVEEIRIRINRPIEITANGIPQFMAHIVTEVDAVQLINKISHFSIYTLEEELKRGYVTIDGGHRIGLAGKVILENGQVKAIRNISSFNIRIAKEKIGIADSLIPYLYKENWQHTMIIGSPQTGKTTLLRDIARIISSGYLPMQLPPFKVGIVDERSEIAGSVNGIPQLSFGPRIDVLDACPKAEGMMMMIRSMSPDVLVVDEIGRKEDAEAIMEAVNAGIKLIMTTHGNSLAEVQRRPSLQYILNQGIFERYVELSRKNGPGTVTCIKNSSGEEIFQKVRVN from the coding sequence GTGAAAACCGTTCTATCCTTTTTACCAAACACTATTGCTGATGCAGTAAAAATGCTCCCTCCTATGATAAAGGATAGTGTCGAGGAAATTCGGATCCGAATCAATCGACCTATCGAAATAACCGCCAATGGGATTCCTCAATTTATGGCACATATCGTAACAGAAGTTGATGCCGTTCAGCTCATCAATAAAATCAGTCATTTTTCTATTTATACATTAGAGGAAGAGTTAAAGCGTGGCTATGTCACTATCGATGGTGGTCACAGAATAGGACTAGCTGGGAAAGTTATTCTTGAAAATGGGCAGGTCAAAGCAATTAGAAATATTTCGTCATTTAATATTCGGATTGCCAAAGAAAAAATTGGCATTGCTGATTCTCTTATTCCTTATTTATACAAAGAAAATTGGCAACATACGATGATTATTGGCTCCCCGCAAACAGGGAAGACGACCCTGCTTCGTGATATTGCACGGATTATTTCAAGTGGTTATCTGCCAATGCAATTACCACCATTTAAGGTAGGAATTGTGGACGAACGGTCGGAAATAGCGGGATCTGTAAACGGAATTCCACAACTATCCTTTGGTCCGCGTATCGATGTTTTAGATGCTTGTCCAAAAGCCGAGGGAATGATGATGATGATCCGATCGATGAGTCCAGATGTTTTGGTGGTAGATGAAATTGGTCGTAAAGAGGATGCTGAGGCAATTATGGAGGCAGTTAACGCTGGGATTAAATTGATTATGACGACCCATGGTAACTCGTTAGCAGAAGTCCAGAGACGGCCATCACTTCAATATATTCTTAATCAAGGGATATTTGAGCGATATGTGGAATTAAGCCGAAAAAACGGCCCTGGAACTGTTACATGTATAAAGAACAGTTCTGGGGAAGAGATTTTTCAAAAAGTGAGAGTGAACTAA
- a CDS encoding SIMPL domain-containing protein — protein sequence MGVSSNNHGIHVFGEGVVSAEPDVLKITLGVFTDGIELQSAQTQNGIMITKVITGVIEMGIIRDDIRTVDYRIDPQYRYEDGKQVFQGYRVTHLLEITSTKISEAGKIVDASVQNGANAVQSIQFSLKNSEAFYQHALSLAGKDAVQKAETLARTFGVSFYRIPYLILEEQVTNRPVPIPFSALKSEAQTPVLPGKLAVQARIKAYFPFQVNSFG from the coding sequence ATGGGGGTATCCTCAAACAATCATGGAATTCACGTTTTTGGAGAGGGTGTCGTTTCAGCTGAGCCCGATGTTTTGAAAATCACACTGGGTGTTTTTACTGATGGCATAGAATTACAATCAGCACAAACACAGAATGGAATCATGATTACTAAAGTTATCACGGGTGTAATCGAAATGGGAATAATCCGAGATGACATTAGAACGGTGGACTATCGCATTGACCCTCAATATCGATATGAAGATGGAAAACAGGTTTTTCAAGGCTATCGAGTCACCCATTTATTAGAAATTACTTCTACTAAAATCAGCGAAGCAGGAAAAATTGTCGATGCTTCTGTCCAAAATGGGGCGAATGCCGTCCAGAGCATCCAATTTTCCTTAAAGAATTCCGAGGCCTTCTACCAACATGCGCTTTCGCTAGCTGGAAAGGATGCAGTTCAGAAGGCGGAAACACTTGCGCGGACTTTCGGGGTTTCCTTTTATCGAATACCCTATTTAATATTAGAAGAACAAGTGACTAATAGACCCGTTCCAATCCCCTTTTCGGCCCTAAAGTCCGAGGCTCAAACACCGGTATTGCCCGGGAAACTAGCTGTACAGGCACGGATAAAAGCTTATTTTCCGTTTCAAGTTAATAGCTTTGGTTGA
- a CDS encoding TlpA family protein disulfide reductase, translating to MNKRSIKILVLLLLVGLFVYFGVALANRGKFVDVGDKAYDFQMEDLKGKTIKLSDYKGQVVAVNYFATWCNPCVEEAPDLEAFDKEYGDTYKLLIIDRGETRDRVNKFVKKNKTTSTYLMDFDNKVSKAYNVVAQPETFIIDKKGVIREHYIGPISKEDLYGLVSKYE from the coding sequence ATGAATAAACGAAGTATCAAAATCCTCGTTTTATTGTTGCTAGTAGGTTTATTTGTCTATTTTGGAGTAGCATTAGCAAATAGAGGAAAATTTGTTGATGTTGGTGATAAAGCATATGACTTCCAAATGGAAGATCTTAAAGGGAAAACGATCAAGCTGTCCGATTATAAAGGCCAGGTAGTTGCAGTTAACTACTTTGCCACATGGTGTAATCCATGTGTGGAGGAAGCGCCTGATCTTGAAGCTTTTGACAAAGAATACGGTGACACATACAAACTGTTAATAATTGATCGTGGTGAAACAAGAGACCGTGTAAATAAATTTGTAAAAAAGAACAAAACAACCTCTACCTACTTAATGGACTTCGATAATAAGGTTTCAAAAGCATACAATGTTGTAGCTCAACCAGAGACTTTCATTATCGATAAAAAAGGAGTCATTCGGGAGCATTATATTGGACCTATTTCTAAGGAAGACTTATACGGGCTCGTTTCCAAATATGAATAG
- a CDS encoding CcmD family protein encodes MMGYMVAAYTIASVTIFGYVLLHGVRRKKIHNEIEYLKQLD; translated from the coding sequence ATGATGGGTTACATGGTTGCTGCGTATACAATTGCAAGCGTCACTATTTTTGGTTATGTATTGCTTCATGGGGTGCGTCGAAAAAAAATCCATAACGAAATCGAATACCTTAAGCAATTAGACTAA
- a CDS encoding cytochrome c biogenesis protein, translating into MSMNMEKGQNGLKPVPPTFEKASTIQKILAAATVIALIAGLSLVFLYAPVEKVMGMVQKIFFVHVPIAWVAFLAFFVTFVFSILFLVTRKRLYDTYAYISAEIGVVFTTLVLITGMIWAKSSWNTWWAWEPRLTTSLILWFIYLAYVMIRQMDGVWEKKARLGAVFGIIGFVDVPIVFMAIRWWNTKFHPVVFGEGTNQSGGGISPEMLVALLTMIAATTLLYSFLLVRGVSLEKMKIKVDHYKEQVREAIK; encoded by the coding sequence ATGAGTATGAATATGGAAAAAGGGCAAAATGGTTTAAAGCCTGTTCCCCCGACTTTTGAGAAAGCATCTACCATCCAAAAAATATTGGCAGCTGCCACTGTTATTGCCTTGATTGCTGGATTATCTTTAGTTTTTCTGTATGCACCAGTTGAAAAGGTAATGGGAATGGTACAAAAGATATTTTTTGTGCATGTTCCAATTGCTTGGGTTGCATTCCTGGCCTTTTTTGTAACATTTGTATTTAGCATACTTTTTCTAGTAACAAGAAAACGCTTATATGATACTTATGCTTATATTTCTGCTGAAATAGGGGTTGTCTTTACAACTCTAGTATTAATAACTGGTATGATTTGGGCAAAATCTTCTTGGAATACATGGTGGGCATGGGAGCCAAGACTTACAACTTCTCTGATCCTTTGGTTTATCTATCTTGCATATGTCATGATCCGTCAAATGGATGGAGTTTGGGAGAAAAAAGCAAGATTAGGTGCAGTATTTGGGATTATTGGTTTTGTTGATGTGCCGATTGTATTCATGGCAATTCGTTGGTGGAATACAAAATTTCATCCAGTTGTTTTTGGAGAAGGTACTAATCAATCTGGTGGAGGGATTTCTCCAGAAATGCTTGTTGCTTTGCTTACGATGATTGCAGCTACAACGCTCCTTTATTCTTTCCTTCTTGTAAGAGGAGTTTCTCTAGAGAAAATGAAAATTAAGGTTGACCATTATAAAGAACAAGTGAGAGAAGCAATTAAATAA
- a CDS encoding heme exporter protein CcmB: MSFFKTALLIAQKDLYSELKTKQVLATMIIFAGLTILVFSFAFDPSNNTTKAVIPGVIWVIIVFSGILGLNRSFISEQKNDTMQGLLISPMEPASIYLGKFMANFTMIAIVELVSIPFLFLLFDFNYIGSFPYFIFVLLIGSFGFVSIGTFLASLAANSKSSEMLLPLLLFPVTSPILIGAVQATRIILTNIEKLPDAIAWIQLIGAYDVIFFVLCLILIDYVLEV; encoded by the coding sequence ATGAGTTTTTTTAAAACAGCCCTCTTAATTGCTCAAAAAGATTTGTACTCTGAACTAAAAACAAAGCAAGTGCTGGCAACGATGATCATTTTTGCGGGTCTTACGATTTTAGTTTTTAGTTTTGCGTTTGACCCATCGAACAACACGACGAAGGCCGTTATTCCAGGTGTTATCTGGGTAATTATCGTGTTTTCGGGCATTTTAGGATTAAACCGTTCGTTCATTTCTGAACAAAAAAATGATACGATGCAGGGTTTATTAATTTCGCCAATGGAGCCTGCTAGTATTTATTTAGGAAAGTTCATGGCGAACTTCACTATGATTGCCATAGTTGAGTTAGTCTCGATTCCATTTTTATTCCTATTATTTGATTTTAATTACATTGGTAGCTTTCCTTATTTTATCTTCGTCCTTCTGATAGGGAGCTTTGGATTTGTCAGTATTGGAACGTTCTTGGCATCTCTCGCAGCTAATTCAAAAAGTAGCGAAATGTTGTTGCCACTTTTGTTATTTCCGGTAACGAGTCCAATCCTTATTGGGGCTGTACAAGCTACAAGAATTATCCTTACCAATATTGAAAAATTGCCAGATGCAATTGCTTGGATCCAGTTAATCGGAGCTTATGATGTCATTTTCTTTGTACTTTGTTTGATATTAATTGATTACGTCCTGGAGGTATAA
- the ccmA gene encoding heme ABC exporter ATP-binding protein CcmA has product MIEIKKLIKQADNKVILRGIDLSIKKGETVAILGPNGAGKSTLLKVIATLIKPSSGEVNINGMELKKNATEIKKLMGYLPHSSLLYEHYSPLENLVFFGNLYGVKGVEEKAIELVKRVGLSFFLKEPVKNFSRGMIQRIAIARAIVHDPELLLLDEPHTGLDQGAISILNEVIISMKNKGATTLMVTHDFKQAAEICDRIIFIKDGKIVDDFLMTEKEIDLLTEKYQQLMEGVS; this is encoded by the coding sequence ATGATTGAAATAAAGAAGCTCATAAAACAGGCGGATAATAAAGTAATATTACGAGGCATTGACCTCTCTATTAAAAAAGGTGAAACAGTAGCTATTTTGGGCCCAAACGGTGCTGGGAAAAGTACCTTATTAAAGGTTATTGCTACATTAATTAAACCTTCATCTGGAGAAGTTAACATTAACGGTATGGAATTAAAGAAAAATGCAACTGAGATTAAAAAGCTGATGGGGTATTTACCCCATTCTAGCTTGTTATATGAACACTATTCTCCACTTGAAAACCTTGTTTTCTTCGGGAACCTATATGGTGTTAAGGGAGTAGAGGAAAAAGCAATTGAATTAGTAAAAAGAGTAGGATTGTCATTCTTCTTAAAAGAACCAGTAAAAAACTTTTCACGAGGAATGATTCAGCGTATTGCGATTGCTAGGGCGATAGTGCACGATCCGGAATTGTTATTACTAGATGAACCACATACTGGGTTGGATCAAGGCGCCATTTCAATTTTGAATGAAGTCATTATTTCCATGAAAAATAAGGGTGCGACAACATTAATGGTCACACATGATTTTAAGCAGGCGGCAGAAATTTGTGACCGGATTATTTTTATAAAAGACGGTAAAATTGTCGATGACTTTTTGATGACTGAAAAAGAAATTGATTTGCTAACTGAAAAATATCAACAGCTGATGGAGGGAGTATCATGA
- a CDS encoding cytochrome c-type biogenesis protein, with protein sequence MNRKLSIGLLIFLFIFQGALAVFAAGNKNYDYKSKEFKAVGSQFMCTCGCGQDIYNCDMPGCSVSKTFKEEIVGMMNKGMDKDQIKNYYVNAIGEEILTAPEQKGFSLVAWILPFAVMGGAGTGVFFVIRKWVKKKGTNEQGQEETQSHDEVEEEILSSMIDSERKKYL encoded by the coding sequence GTGAATAGAAAGCTTTCAATAGGGCTTCTCATATTCTTGTTTATCTTTCAAGGTGCCTTGGCTGTTTTTGCGGCGGGAAATAAAAACTACGACTATAAGTCAAAGGAATTCAAGGCAGTAGGGTCACAGTTTATGTGCACATGCGGTTGCGGCCAGGATATCTATAACTGTGATATGCCAGGTTGCAGCGTTTCAAAAACGTTTAAAGAAGAAATAGTTGGCATGATGAATAAGGGAATGGATAAAGATCAAATAAAAAATTATTACGTCAATGCAATTGGGGAAGAAATCTTAACCGCTCCTGAACAGAAAGGATTTAGTTTAGTAGCTTGGATTCTTCCGTTTGCTGTTATGGGCGGGGCTGGAACAGGAGTTTTCTTTGTTATCCGTAAATGGGTGAAGAAAAAAGGAACAAATGAGCAAGGGCAAGAAGAAACCCAATCCCATGACGAAGTAGAAGAAGAAATCCTTTCTAGCATGATCGACTCGGAACGCAAAAAGTATCTTTAG